The Falsibacillus pallidus genome has a segment encoding these proteins:
- a CDS encoding fumarylacetoacetate hydrolase family protein, which produces MKWARIAFEGKVHAAEALNGKLKLADGRLIDGEEAVWLPPIQPRTVFALGLNYSDHASELSFQAPEEPLVFLKGPNTFIGHKGAVPRPHDVTYMHYECELAAVIGRQARNIKKEEASHYIQGYTIANDYAFRDYLENYYRPNLRVKNRDASTPIGPWLVDAADIPDPMNLQMKTYVNGKLTQEGSTKDMIFSIPYLIEYLSSFMTLNPGDVILTGTPKGTVNTAVGDEVVCEIEGIGQLKNTIIAKERKENSNAALYPGIHG; this is translated from the coding sequence ATGAAATGGGCAAGGATCGCATTTGAAGGGAAAGTCCATGCTGCAGAGGCATTGAACGGAAAATTGAAGCTTGCAGATGGAAGATTGATAGACGGGGAAGAGGCCGTTTGGCTTCCGCCCATTCAGCCGCGCACCGTATTTGCTCTAGGGCTTAATTACTCCGACCACGCGAGCGAACTGTCTTTTCAGGCGCCGGAAGAGCCCCTTGTTTTTTTAAAAGGCCCGAATACCTTCATCGGCCATAAAGGAGCAGTGCCGCGTCCTCATGATGTGACATATATGCATTACGAATGTGAACTTGCTGCAGTGATTGGCAGACAGGCAAGGAACATCAAGAAAGAAGAGGCATCACACTATATTCAAGGCTACACCATCGCGAACGACTATGCATTCCGCGACTACCTGGAAAACTACTACCGTCCTAATCTAAGGGTGAAAAACCGTGATGCAAGTACACCGATCGGCCCTTGGCTAGTGGATGCTGCGGATATTCCGGACCCTATGAATCTACAGATGAAAACCTATGTAAATGGCAAATTGACTCAGGAAGGTTCTACGAAGGATATGATTTTTTCCATTCCTTATTTAATCGAATATCTGAGCAGCTTCATGACGCTGAACCCCGGTGATGTCATATTGACAGGGACGCCAAAAGGGACCGTAAACACAGCTGTCGGAGATGAAGTGGTATGTGAAATCGAAGGGATCGGACAACTGAAAAATACCATCATTGCAAAGGAAAGAAAGGAGAACTCCAATGCCGCACTTTATCCTGGAATACACGGATAA
- a CDS encoding phospho-sugar mutase, which yields MNWEQTCQKWLNFKELDEELRTQLESIQGDAKQLEDAFYKNLEFGTGGMRGVIGPGSNRMNRYTVRKAAEGLAKYILDKGGDAKERGTVIAYDSRHKSPEFAMEAARTLASRGIMAYVFKELRPTPQLSFALRELNAIAGIVITASHNPPEYNGFKVYGEDGAQLNLKEADEVIKKVNMVENELSLEVKDEKELIDCGLIKFLGEEMDQAYVEKLITISENPDLANDSGLRIVYSPLHGTGNKPLRQALNALGYENLHVVEEQEQPDPQFSTVKAPNPEEKEAFELAIRDGQKYDADILIATDPDADRLGVAVKKPNGEYVLLTGNQTGALLIDYILSQKEAKGTIPSNGIIFKTIVTSTLGEKIAGSYGVKVEDVLTGFKFIGEKIEQYHNDGSYRFLFGYEESYGYLIGDFARDKDAIQAAILAVEASAYYKKKGKTLYDVLQSLYEKHGYHAEGLQSLTLKGKEGAEQINALLSEFRRKPMTALNGVQVTVCEDYKEQIKYDFENDAESKLVLPASNVIKYFLEDGSWICLRPSGTEPKVKFYFGVTGEDDGEASKKLNEYQECFMDLVHHTLDAVKQTVK from the coding sequence GTGAATTGGGAACAAACCTGCCAAAAATGGCTGAATTTTAAAGAGCTTGATGAAGAACTGCGTACACAGCTGGAATCCATCCAAGGGGATGCAAAACAGCTGGAGGATGCCTTTTATAAAAATTTGGAGTTTGGAACGGGCGGAATGAGGGGAGTCATCGGACCAGGATCGAATCGAATGAACCGCTACACCGTCAGAAAAGCAGCGGAAGGTCTTGCGAAATACATACTTGATAAAGGGGGAGATGCTAAAGAGCGTGGAACTGTCATTGCATATGATTCACGCCATAAATCCCCAGAATTCGCCATGGAAGCAGCACGCACCCTTGCAAGCAGAGGGATTATGGCTTATGTATTTAAGGAATTGAGGCCGACCCCGCAGCTTTCCTTTGCTTTGAGGGAGCTGAATGCCATTGCCGGTATCGTAATCACTGCAAGTCACAACCCTCCTGAATATAACGGATTCAAGGTATACGGGGAAGATGGGGCTCAATTGAACTTGAAAGAAGCGGATGAGGTCATCAAGAAAGTCAATATGGTGGAAAATGAGCTCTCATTAGAAGTGAAGGATGAGAAGGAACTAATCGACTGTGGACTCATTAAATTCTTAGGAGAAGAAATGGATCAGGCTTATGTAGAAAAACTCATAACCATTTCGGAGAATCCAGATTTAGCGAATGACAGCGGCCTTCGTATTGTGTATTCACCGCTTCATGGAACAGGCAATAAACCTCTGCGCCAAGCACTAAATGCCCTTGGATATGAAAACCTGCACGTCGTAGAAGAACAGGAGCAGCCTGATCCTCAATTCTCTACTGTAAAGGCGCCAAACCCTGAAGAAAAAGAGGCATTTGAACTGGCTATACGGGATGGACAAAAATACGATGCAGACATTTTGATTGCTACGGACCCGGACGCTGACAGACTTGGCGTGGCTGTGAAAAAGCCAAATGGTGAGTATGTCCTTCTAACCGGCAATCAGACTGGGGCATTGTTGATTGATTATATTTTAAGCCAAAAAGAAGCCAAAGGTACGATCCCATCCAATGGCATCATCTTCAAGACCATTGTGACTTCCACTCTCGGTGAGAAAATTGCCGGATCCTATGGTGTCAAGGTAGAGGATGTACTGACAGGATTTAAATTTATTGGCGAAAAAATTGAGCAATACCATAATGACGGATCCTATCGCTTCCTGTTTGGCTATGAGGAAAGCTACGGTTATTTAATCGGCGACTTTGCAAGGGATAAAGATGCCATTCAAGCAGCCATTTTAGCCGTTGAAGCAAGCGCTTATTATAAAAAGAAGGGCAAAACGCTTTATGATGTCCTGCAGTCCTTATATGAAAAACATGGTTATCATGCAGAAGGCCTTCAATCACTGACATTGAAAGGCAAAGAAGGGGCCGAACAGATCAATGCCCTCCTCAGCGAATTCAGAAGGAAGCCAATGACGGCTCTGAATGGGGTGCAAGTCACAGTATGCGAAGATTATAAAGAACAGATCAAATATGATTTTGAGAATGACGCTGAATCAAAACTCGTCCTTCCAGCTTCCAATGTCATTAAATATTTCTTGGAAGACGGATCCTGGATCTGCCTTCGACCATCCGGAACGGAGCCTAAAGTGAAATTTTACTTTGGAGTGACAGGGGAAGACGATGGGGAAGCCAGTAAAAAGCTTAATGAGTATCAAGAGTGCTTTATGGATTTAGTCCACCACACACTAGATGCAGTTAAACAAACTGTAAAATAA
- a CDS encoding 5-carboxymethyl-2-hydroxymuconate Delta-isomerase, protein MPHFILEYTDNLKEEGNIPELLAKVNACLMERGDLFPIGGIRSRAIELKDYRIADGKEDDAFVHGMLKIGMGRTKEEKQSVGYELFRIMKEHFAALYEKRYLALSFEIAEFTNGTYKQNNIHRRFK, encoded by the coding sequence ATGCCGCACTTTATCCTGGAATACACGGATAACCTGAAAGAGGAGGGGAATATCCCTGAACTACTGGCCAAAGTCAATGCGTGTCTGATGGAAAGAGGCGATCTGTTCCCGATTGGAGGAATCCGGTCGCGTGCCATTGAACTGAAGGATTATCGGATCGCTGATGGAAAAGAAGATGATGCCTTTGTCCACGGAATGCTGAAGATCGGGATGGGGCGCACAAAAGAAGAAAAACAATCCGTCGGGTACGAATTGTTTCGCATCATGAAGGAGCATTTTGCCGCTTTATATGAAAAAAGATATTTGGCACTGTCATTTGAAATTGCTGAATTTACGAACGGGACATATAAACAGAACAATATCCATAGACGATTTAAATGA
- the hpaE gene encoding 5-carboxymethyl-2-hydroxymuconate semialdehyde dehydrogenase produces MQNKIEDQGSKNAYQNVKDIKLYINGAFVDSKGGSTFENLNPFTNHAINQVSEGREEDIKLAVDAARKAFKQGPWGKMKLEKRMEYINRIAEVIDEEIEEIAYLEALDTGLPISQTKKMTARAAENFRFYARMVQSRLHGEAYAVDDEFINYTIHKPLGVVGLITPWNAPFMLETWKVAPALATGNTVVLKPAELSPLTANKLAEVIDKAGLPEGVFNVVHGFGETAGAALVSHPDVEAISFTGETVTGSVIIKNAADSLKKTSMELGGKSPLIVFDDADFDRALDAAVWGIFSFNGERCTANSRLFLQKGIKEKFVDALKERVSNITIGNPMDSGTQLGPLISKEHAEKVKGYIDIAREEGCEVIQGKVPEEYSKGNFVPPTLLLEAGNEMKSSQEEIFGPVMSVIEFETEEEAIEAANDVKYGLAGYVWTNDIKRGHRVAQSVDAGMLWINAQNVRDLRIPFGGSKASGIGREGGHYAMFEFYTEAKVIHVAIGDHHIPQFGKKK; encoded by the coding sequence TTGCAAAACAAAATAGAGGATCAAGGCAGCAAAAATGCCTATCAAAATGTGAAGGATATCAAGCTTTATATTAACGGTGCATTCGTGGATTCCAAGGGCGGTTCGACGTTTGAAAACTTGAACCCATTTACGAACCATGCCATCAATCAGGTTTCCGAAGGCAGGGAAGAAGATATCAAGCTTGCGGTTGATGCTGCAAGGAAAGCTTTTAAGCAGGGGCCATGGGGCAAGATGAAGCTTGAAAAAAGGATGGAGTATATCAATCGGATTGCGGAAGTAATCGATGAGGAAATAGAAGAAATTGCCTATTTGGAAGCATTGGATACCGGACTGCCCATCAGCCAGACAAAGAAAATGACAGCACGTGCAGCGGAAAATTTCCGCTTCTATGCAAGGATGGTCCAGTCAAGGCTCCACGGTGAAGCCTATGCAGTCGATGATGAATTCATCAATTATACCATCCATAAACCGCTTGGGGTCGTCGGGCTCATCACTCCTTGGAATGCACCATTCATGCTGGAAACGTGGAAAGTGGCCCCGGCACTTGCGACAGGGAATACAGTAGTGCTTAAGCCAGCCGAGCTTTCCCCGTTGACTGCCAATAAATTGGCTGAGGTCATTGATAAAGCCGGTCTTCCGGAAGGGGTATTCAACGTAGTCCATGGATTTGGCGAAACAGCGGGGGCAGCACTTGTCTCTCACCCGGATGTTGAAGCCATTTCCTTTACAGGAGAGACAGTCACAGGTTCTGTCATCATAAAAAACGCGGCAGATTCATTGAAAAAGACATCAATGGAGCTTGGCGGGAAGTCGCCTCTCATTGTCTTTGATGATGCCGATTTCGACAGGGCCCTCGATGCTGCGGTATGGGGAATCTTTTCATTCAACGGAGAGCGCTGTACAGCCAATTCCCGTTTATTCCTCCAAAAAGGGATTAAAGAAAAATTTGTTGATGCATTGAAGGAAAGAGTTTCAAATATTACCATCGGCAACCCGATGGATTCTGGTACACAGCTTGGGCCGCTTATCAGTAAAGAACATGCGGAAAAAGTAAAAGGCTATATCGATATTGCGAGGGAAGAAGGCTGTGAAGTCATTCAAGGCAAAGTCCCGGAAGAATACAGCAAGGGCAATTTCGTCCCGCCGACACTTTTGCTGGAAGCGGGTAATGAGATGAAAAGTTCCCAAGAGGAAATTTTTGGACCTGTTATGTCGGTGATCGAATTTGAAACAGAAGAAGAAGCGATTGAGGCGGCCAACGATGTGAAATACGGCCTAGCGGGTTATGTGTGGACAAATGACATCAAAAGAGGGCACAGGGTTGCACAGTCAGTGGATGCAGGAATGCTCTGGATCAATGCACAGAATGTACGGGATTTAAGAATTCCATTCGGCGGTTCAAAGGCAAGCGGGATCGGACGGGAAGGCGGCCACTACGCCATGTTTGAATTTTATACAGAGGCCAAAGTGATCCATGTAGCCATCGGCGACCATCACATCCCGCAGTTCGGGAAGAAAAAATAA
- a CDS encoding GAF domain-containing sensor histidine kinase yields the protein MAIDEIKHSSDLHILKNIAELLNEETDLSQMMKGVIKKLLQITGFTTGWIFFIDEEDKSHTLAAAENLPAALTYCQCQPMKKGSCWCVDKLQNGRLKKASNIMECKRIEEATINELGETNGITHHATVPLQSGKEVFGLLNVASPNKKEFSSRELALLESVAFQIGSAIKRVKLTKKEQEMALVQERNRLARDLHDSVNQLLFSLTLTARGGEAMTNDKDIKETFSMIGELSQSALTEMRALIWQLRPKGLEIGLLEAIKGYGEMLGLQVSTQLNGVLCLPSKLEEALWRIGQEALNNCKKHSGQDCVHMALDASEKEINLEISDDGCGFDFDEEKGLFSLGLQSMKERTENLNGTFKIISRLGEGTKIKVVLPY from the coding sequence ATGGCCATAGATGAGATCAAGCATAGTTCAGATCTTCACATTTTGAAGAATATTGCAGAACTGCTGAATGAAGAGACCGATTTGTCCCAGATGATGAAAGGGGTCATAAAGAAGCTCCTCCAAATCACGGGATTTACAACCGGATGGATTTTTTTCATAGATGAAGAAGACAAGTCACATACCTTGGCTGCAGCAGAGAACCTGCCGGCAGCTTTGACATACTGCCAATGCCAGCCGATGAAGAAAGGGAGCTGCTGGTGTGTCGATAAATTGCAGAATGGACGGCTGAAAAAAGCGTCCAACATCATGGAGTGCAAGCGCATTGAAGAAGCGACCATCAATGAATTGGGAGAAACCAATGGAATTACCCACCACGCGACAGTTCCACTGCAGTCAGGCAAAGAGGTCTTTGGACTGCTCAACGTTGCTTCCCCTAACAAAAAGGAGTTCTCCTCCAGGGAATTGGCACTGTTAGAGTCGGTTGCCTTTCAAATTGGTTCTGCCATCAAGAGGGTGAAACTGACAAAAAAAGAGCAGGAAATGGCCCTTGTACAAGAAAGGAACCGATTGGCGAGGGATCTGCATGATTCAGTTAATCAGCTTCTGTTTTCACTTACGTTGACGGCTCGAGGCGGGGAAGCCATGACCAATGACAAGGACATCAAAGAAACGTTTTCAATGATTGGGGAGCTTTCGCAATCCGCTCTGACAGAAATGAGGGCATTGATCTGGCAGCTGCGTCCAAAAGGCCTTGAAATTGGACTGCTTGAAGCGATCAAAGGCTATGGAGAAATGCTTGGCTTGCAAGTTTCCACACAACTGAATGGAGTCCTCTGTCTGCCATCCAAATTGGAAGAGGCTCTTTGGAGAATCGGCCAGGAGGCTTTGAATAACTGTAAAAAACATTCCGGACAAGATTGTGTCCACATGGCATTAGATGCTTCAGAAAAAGAAATCAACCTGGAAATTTCAGATGATGGCTGCGGGTTTGATTTCGATGAAGAAAAGGGACTATTTTCCCTCGGGCTTCAAAGTATGAAAGAACGGACAGAAAACCTGAATGGTACTTTTAAAATAATCAGCAGGCTGGGAGAAGGTACGAAAATCAAAGTGGTTTTGCCATATTAG
- the hpaI gene encoding 2,4-dihydroxyhept-2-ene-1,7-dioic acid aldolase: MKYEAAKRKLRGSIAPVVTPFNESGSIDFDALENLINWHIESGTHAISVTGTTGEPSSLTTEERVKVMEHSAKVINQRVPFVPGTGSTNHEETLYLTKKAEEIGADAALVIVPYYNKPSQHALYKHFKAVADSVSIPIIIYNIPGRTATNLEVKTLAKLNADCENIIGVKESNKDFEHINRVLLNCGRDFLLYSGIELLCYPMLAIGGAGHISATANITPGKVAEIYDAWAEGDVKRAQDLHYELMPLNDVLFKDTNPAPLKAALGMMGKIKPVLRLPMDLPSQELQNEIREVLSSYVELAPEVPAK, translated from the coding sequence ATGAAGTATGAAGCGGCCAAAAGGAAGCTAAGAGGATCGATTGCTCCGGTTGTTACGCCATTTAATGAAAGCGGTTCCATTGACTTTGATGCATTGGAAAACTTGATCAATTGGCATATTGAGAGCGGGACGCATGCGATTTCCGTTACCGGGACAACAGGAGAGCCGAGCTCATTGACGACAGAGGAACGGGTCAAAGTCATGGAACATTCGGCAAAAGTCATTAACCAGAGAGTACCTTTTGTTCCCGGCACCGGATCGACAAACCATGAAGAAACCCTTTATTTAACGAAAAAAGCGGAAGAAATAGGGGCAGATGCGGCTCTGGTCATCGTTCCTTATTACAATAAGCCGTCACAGCATGCCTTGTATAAACATTTCAAGGCAGTCGCTGATTCTGTCTCCATTCCAATCATCATCTACAATATTCCCGGCAGGACAGCAACCAATCTGGAAGTGAAGACGCTGGCAAAACTGAATGCAGATTGCGAGAACATCATAGGGGTCAAAGAGTCGAATAAAGATTTTGAACATATCAACCGTGTCTTATTGAACTGCGGAAGGGACTTCCTTTTGTATTCCGGAATTGAGCTCTTATGCTATCCAATGCTCGCAATCGGAGGGGCAGGGCATATCAGTGCGACAGCGAATATCACTCCGGGAAAAGTGGCTGAGATCTACGATGCATGGGCAGAAGGTGACGTCAAACGGGCGCAGGATCTGCATTACGAACTCATGCCATTGAACGATGTCCTTTTTAAAGATACAAATCCAGCTCCATTGAAAGCAGCTTTGGGCATGATGGGCAAAATCAAGCCAGTGTTAAGGCTGCCGATGGATTTGCCTTCACAGGAACTTCAAAATGAAATCCGCGAAGTCCTGAGCAGCTATGTTGAATTAGCCCCTGAAGTACCTGCGAAGTAA
- the hpaB gene encoding 4-hydroxyphenylacetate 3-monooxygenase, oxygenase component, protein MPAKTGAEYKERLKKAKNNIYIGGERVEDVTAHPAFKNVIQSMADLYDLQYEKEDKMLYTSPTTGQKVGMTFLQPKSIEDLIKRREAITEWALTSGGMMGRSPDYLNAEVMAMGVSNDLFAEADPSFAENAKNYYEFARENDISLTHTLIHPQVNRAKAIHEQKDANVALHLVEKNKDGIIVDGIRLLATQGGITDEILVFPSTVKKSGEKDDPYSLAFAIPNNTPGLKFLSRESFDYGKNQWDHPLSSRFEEGDAIVSFDHVFVPWNRVFVCEDSSICNRTFRETNAVVHMAHQVVAKNVVKTEFLLGVVLSIMDAIGIDQFQHVQDKGTEIMLTLEIMKSHLYRAEHNASLDKWGTMTPDYAALDAARNWYPRVYPRLVEIVRILGASGLMGIPSEADFHHEEIGPLLNRAVQGKNLDGYERVQLFRLAWDLTLSAFGGRQMHYEYYFFGDPIKMGMTYFDNYDKDPYKERIKSFLKNSGSKPHFVGM, encoded by the coding sequence ATGCCGGCAAAAACAGGTGCTGAATATAAGGAGCGGCTGAAGAAAGCAAAGAACAATATTTATATTGGCGGGGAGCGCGTCGAGGATGTCACCGCCCATCCAGCTTTTAAAAATGTCATTCAATCGATGGCAGACCTTTATGATCTCCAATATGAGAAAGAAGACAAGATGCTTTATACCTCTCCGACTACTGGCCAGAAGGTAGGCATGACATTCCTGCAGCCGAAGTCGATTGAGGATTTGATCAAACGCAGGGAAGCCATAACAGAATGGGCGTTGACATCCGGAGGAATGATGGGAAGATCTCCCGATTATTTGAATGCAGAAGTCATGGCAATGGGTGTATCCAACGATCTTTTCGCAGAAGCAGATCCTAGTTTTGCGGAAAATGCCAAGAATTATTATGAATTTGCGCGCGAAAACGATATCAGTTTGACGCATACGTTGATCCATCCACAGGTCAATCGTGCAAAGGCGATCCATGAACAGAAGGATGCCAATGTCGCCCTTCATTTAGTCGAAAAGAATAAAGACGGGATCATCGTCGACGGAATCCGCCTTCTTGCAACGCAGGGCGGGATTACAGACGAAATCCTTGTCTTCCCTTCCACCGTTAAGAAATCGGGTGAAAAAGATGATCCGTATTCACTGGCGTTTGCCATCCCGAATAATACACCGGGGCTGAAGTTCTTGAGCAGGGAGTCTTTCGACTATGGCAAAAACCAGTGGGATCACCCGCTATCTTCTCGATTTGAAGAAGGGGATGCGATTGTTTCATTCGATCATGTCTTTGTTCCGTGGAATCGGGTATTTGTATGCGAGGATTCCTCCATCTGCAACAGGACATTCAGGGAAACGAACGCCGTTGTCCATATGGCCCATCAAGTGGTGGCAAAAAATGTGGTCAAGACTGAATTTTTGCTAGGGGTCGTCCTTAGCATCATGGACGCAATCGGAATCGACCAATTCCAGCATGTCCAGGATAAAGGCACGGAAATCATGCTCACGCTTGAAATCATGAAATCGCATCTTTATCGGGCAGAGCATAACGCTTCACTGGATAAATGGGGCACAATGACCCCGGACTATGCTGCACTTGATGCTGCACGCAACTGGTATCCAAGGGTATACCCGAGGCTGGTTGAGATTGTGAGGATTCTGGGTGCTTCAGGGTTGATGGGGATTCCAAGCGAGGCAGACTTCCACCATGAAGAAATCGGACCGCTATTAAATCGGGCAGTACAAGGTAAAAATCTTGACGGCTATGAGCGAGTGCAGCTTTTCAGGCTTGCCTGGGATTTGACGCTGAGCGCATTCGGCGGCAGGCAGATGCATTATGAATATTATTTCTTCGGCGACCCAATCAAAATGGGAATGACCTATTTTGATAACTACGATAAGGATCCATATAAAGAACGAATCAAGAGCTTTTTGAAAAACAGCGGCAGCAAACCGCATTTTGTAGGAATGTAA
- a CDS encoding SDR family oxidoreductase gives MLENQTAIVTGASRGIGKEIAVQLAQKGVKLVLVGSSDDIFGTEKELKESGFNDTLAVKADISQESDVARVVEEAKKQYGRVDILVNNAGVGFFKSVEETTAEEWKKVFEVNVQGVFLCSKAVLPAMKEQKFGTIITISSDVARYTIPNGSAYTATKYAVQGFMGSLSQEVREYGIRVGTVNPGMVDTYFAESKQGLPEKEDWLKVNDIAQAVVYMASAPKHMMIDEMVIHPFAQNYPIA, from the coding sequence ATGCTTGAAAATCAGACCGCGATTGTAACAGGTGCATCAAGGGGAATTGGAAAAGAAATTGCTGTCCAGCTTGCACAAAAAGGCGTGAAACTAGTGCTTGTCGGGAGTTCAGATGATATTTTTGGAACAGAAAAGGAACTGAAGGAATCCGGGTTTAACGACACATTGGCAGTAAAAGCTGATATAAGCCAGGAATCGGATGTCGCGCGTGTTGTAGAAGAAGCAAAGAAACAGTACGGCAGAGTGGATATCCTGGTGAATAATGCTGGAGTCGGCTTCTTCAAAAGCGTCGAAGAAACGACTGCAGAGGAATGGAAGAAAGTATTTGAGGTAAACGTCCAAGGCGTTTTCTTATGCTCAAAGGCAGTCCTTCCAGCAATGAAGGAACAAAAATTCGGGACGATCATCACGATTTCATCCGATGTAGCCCGCTATACAATTCCAAATGGATCCGCGTATACTGCAACGAAATATGCAGTCCAAGGCTTCATGGGATCCTTGTCACAGGAAGTTAGGGAATATGGCATCCGTGTCGGCACAGTGAACCCGGGGATGGTTGATACATATTTTGCTGAATCCAAGCAGGGCTTGCCGGAAAAAGAAGACTGGCTAAAAGTGAACGACATCGCGCAAGCAGTCGTCTACATGGCATCTGCTCCTAAACATATGATGATCGATGAAATGGTCATCCACCCATTTGCACAAAACTACCCAATAGCATAA
- a CDS encoding LysR family transcriptional regulator: MNLKQLRYFSTFAEEGQITKAAKKLFMAQPPLSQQLKLLEEELGVKLFQKNGRKLELTDAGHLLHEKAKKILQDVDETVQEIKETGEGLRGVLSIGSVKTCFHHIPERIKFFQERYPELTFKLIEGDTYRLERYLKEKEIEFAVVRLPLGMDDYNSIPLPADHFVAVLPEDHKKHNEEILMEELAEMPMMLLHRAGEGGLGLYELVLDSFKEKGHSPHVICECPDAAMLLALVKEGVGMTLLPKSTLRSFPPHGLKVLEIKDAVIHSESALIWLKDRYLSKNARRFIETFQSSSKELEI, translated from the coding sequence ATGAATCTTAAACAGCTCCGCTACTTTTCTACTTTTGCTGAAGAAGGACAGATTACCAAGGCTGCCAAAAAGTTATTCATGGCCCAGCCCCCATTAAGCCAGCAGCTGAAATTGCTGGAAGAGGAGCTCGGGGTGAAGCTGTTTCAAAAAAACGGACGTAAACTGGAGTTGACAGATGCCGGCCATCTGCTTCATGAAAAAGCAAAAAAAATCTTGCAGGATGTCGATGAAACGGTTCAGGAAATCAAGGAAACGGGAGAAGGATTAAGGGGCGTATTATCGATTGGTTCGGTTAAGACTTGCTTCCATCACATTCCGGAACGGATCAAGTTCTTTCAGGAGCGCTATCCCGAGCTCACATTCAAATTGATTGAAGGTGATACATATCGGCTGGAGCGCTATTTAAAAGAAAAGGAAATCGAGTTTGCGGTGGTTCGCCTCCCGCTTGGGATGGACGACTACAATTCAATCCCGCTTCCTGCAGACCACTTTGTGGCCGTCCTGCCTGAAGATCATAAGAAACATAATGAGGAGATTTTGATGGAAGAACTTGCGGAAATGCCGATGATGCTTCTTCACCGGGCTGGAGAAGGCGGATTGGGGCTTTATGAACTGGTATTGGATTCCTTCAAAGAAAAAGGACACTCTCCGCATGTCATCTGTGAATGCCCTGATGCTGCGATGCTGCTCGCTTTAGTCAAAGAAGGGGTCGGGATGACGCTTCTGCCGAAATCGACTTTGCGTTCATTCCCGCCCCATGGATTAAAGGTTTTGGAGATCAAGGATGCTGTCATTCATTCCGAATCGGCCCTCATCTGGCTGAAAGACCGCTACCTTTCAAAGAATGCCCGGCGTTTCATCGAGACATTTCAGAGTTCATCTAAAGAATTGGAGATCTGA
- the hpaD gene encoding 3,4-dihydroxyphenylacetate 2,3-dioxygenase: MSFDIIRAARAILHVTDLNQSRDFYVNALGFIETEADDAHIYLRGLEEHTHHSLVLKKADEAAVEAISYKVRNEEDLEELAALFTRDGSKVKWLEAGSQTAVGRAFRVQDVSGMPVEFFVKMDGAERFLQRYDMYRGARVQRIDHFNCMVSDVEKAYEFYTKKLGFACSEYTAGAEEKIWAAWLHRKPTVHDVAFMNGKGPRLHHIGFWLSDCMSIIHTCDVLASIGYGAHIERGPGRHGLSNAFFLYLRDPDGHRIELYTGDYLTSDPDFKPIRWDINDSRRQTFWGHAAPDCWFEEASTVLDVHDGQKQELKEAVLAQQKPTFIT, encoded by the coding sequence ATGAGTTTTGATATTATCAGGGCTGCCAGGGCCATCTTGCATGTAACGGATTTAAACCAATCACGCGATTTTTATGTCAATGCACTGGGGTTCATTGAAACAGAAGCAGATGATGCCCACATTTATTTAAGAGGCCTGGAAGAGCATACCCATCATAGCCTTGTTTTAAAGAAAGCGGATGAGGCAGCTGTGGAGGCCATCAGCTATAAGGTTCGGAATGAAGAGGATCTGGAAGAACTGGCCGCACTATTTACAAGGGATGGCTCTAAAGTGAAGTGGCTGGAAGCAGGATCGCAAACAGCGGTTGGCCGTGCCTTCAGAGTGCAGGATGTTTCCGGTATGCCTGTTGAATTTTTTGTAAAAATGGATGGCGCTGAAAGGTTCCTGCAGCGATATGACATGTATCGCGGTGCACGCGTACAGAGGATCGACCACTTTAACTGCATGGTGTCGGATGTGGAAAAAGCCTATGAATTCTATACGAAGAAACTTGGGTTTGCCTGTTCTGAATACACAGCCGGTGCAGAAGAAAAAATTTGGGCGGCATGGCTTCACAGGAAGCCGACAGTCCATGATGTGGCTTTTATGAATGGAAAGGGACCGAGGTTGCATCACATCGGATTTTGGCTGAGCGATTGTATGAGCATCATCCATACGTGTGATGTCCTTGCTTCGATCGGCTATGGTGCCCATATCGAACGGGGTCCGGGGAGACATGGTCTTTCCAACGCATTCTTCCTTTACTTAAGGGATCCGGACGGCCACAGGATCGAGTTATATACGGGAGACTATTTGACAAGCGATCCTGATTTCAAGCCGATCCGGTGGGATATCAATGATTCAAGGCGGCAGACGTTTTGGGGCCATGCAGCTCCAGACTGCTGGTTTGAAGAAGCCTCAACAGTGCTTGATGTTCATGATGGACAAAAGCAGGAATTAAAAGAAGCGGTCCTTGCCCAGCAAAAACCTACATTTATAACATGA